A stretch of DNA from Phycisphaerae bacterium:
ACGTCGCAGGGCGACCGGGGGTTCTCGGTGCGTCCGTGCCGTCTCACGGCTTTCGGGCTCCCACTGCGATCATGATCACACCACCGGCGAGTGCGATGCCACCGAAGATCGGCGACAGTGGCAGGTCCTTCTCGCTGTCCGCCGTCACCTTGAGCGGCCCGACATCCACCACCGTCTCGCGAGTCGTGTAACTGATTTTCTGCCAACTGAGGGCCACCGCGCCGAGGACGGCAAGGATGGCACCCATGACGACAAGAGTTGAATTGCGCATCTGTGCATTCCTTGTACGAGTGAGACTGGGCGCATCCCATTCCACGGCACCGTAACCGCTCACGGCGCGAGATCAACGACTTCCGC
This window harbors:
- a CDS encoding DUF3185 domain-containing protein; its protein translation is MRNSTLVVMGAILAVLGAVALSWQKISYTTRETVVDVGPLKVTADSEKDLPLSPIFGGIALAGGVIMIAVGARKP